The window GCAAGATGACCTCACACTTAATATTTCTTcatcagctttttttttttttggtaatataaGATAGATATATTAGCATTATAACAAAACACTATAGAGAGGAGTTTGGTGGCACTGCCACCATAGTATCTGCACTTAGTGCTATATTTACAGGACATCCAACATTAGTGTTAGGCCAAGCCAAGATATTAGTAGGCAAACTAGTAGGTATATTAACAGAGACGCTAGGCGGCAACACCCCATAGGCCTTAACACGTCTAGTAGTAATGTCTCCCCGTTCGTCACCGCACAAAATTTGTAAAGAGTCTTGAGGAGGCACCCAAAAAGTAGTAATAGACATAACTGGAGAGATAAAAGCTAGGCTGGATGGTAGTGCAGTAGTGATGGCCCTTCTTGATAAGCTATCCGCAAGTCTATTCTGCTCTCTGTAGATATGGATAAGTAGTGGACTACCTAGACGTAGAAGAAGGGACCTGCAATCAGCCAATAAAGCAGAGTTATTAGGATTAGATTCTGTATTAGTAAAAAACTTAATAATCTGCTCCGcatcaatatttatttctaaCGGCCCGAGATTATGTAGAAGTGCCAGTTGCAAGCCTACAAAAAGAGCCTAAAGTTCATGATAAAATATATCCTTCACTAAAGCATGTGCAGTGAACCCCATAATCCATTTGCCGCTATTGTTTTGAAAAACACCCCCCAAAGAATCTATCTGTATGTTGGACGATAAGGATACGTCAGTGTTTAGCATTAGGCAGTCCCTTTTCGGAGGGTTCCATTTTACATATAAGGTAAAGGGATTGCATGTATGAGTTGGTTCGCCTGCTAAAAACCAGTACTCATTTGCCAAATTATGCGCAAGCGTTGGAGACGGAGGCTCCAGGTTACCCTCGAAAATGTGTTTGTTCCGACTGGTCCAAATGAACCATAAACAGTTGGGGATTATAACGTTAAGAGGTAATCCGTGGTAGCCATGTTCAGGCATTTGAAGAGCGTGTTTTAGCCAAACAGTGAAGGAGTCATCAGAATTCGAGAACTTCAGTAAGAAGGTAGTGTTTGGTGCTAACTTTTCCCAGAACTGTTCAAGTTTTGGGAAAGTCGAGAAGATATGAGATACAGTTTCAGGCGTTGAGTTGTTGTAACGCTTGCAATACGGTGACTCCAGGCACGATATATAGTGAAGATGCGCCGATGTTGGAAGATGGTTAAGAACCAGCAACCATAGGAAGTGCttaatttttggaattttaatgCCCTCTGAATAACTTTGCGATATCTTTACAAGGGCATGGTAATTGTGTAAGACACGAAAGCTCTCAGACAATCACTTGGACAGCACACCCATATGGTGGTTCCCAAGGGGCCGTTAGCAAATTCTCTGCAGCTATCTGATTATAACAACTACAAACCGTAAACTTGCCGGTATTGGTGAGACCCCACTTAATTTTATCATAGTTGTTCGAATATAAAGGAAAATGAGTTGATTGAATTTTGTTAGAAATAGGATTAGGTAGTTCAAAAGGAATGGCTGAAAGGTTCCAAGACTTATTCAGACGGTAGTCTGAGATAACTTTGGATTCCTCTGCTCGAGGTAGCGGGCCATGGATGAGAGAACGTAGAGTAGATTCTGGACCTAGCCAAGGTTGGTACCAAAAATTAATATGCTTCCCGTTGGAAGGTTGCCATATAAGTCATTTTGGGCAGTATCTCCATCCTAACTGTAGGTTCTTCCAGGTAGTCGAAGTGGAAGCCGAGGAAGGAGTTGGATTCAAATATTTATTCCGTAAAAGGGATGCCCAAATGGAATCTTTGGAGTGAAATAACCTCCAAGCCGAGGAAGCAAGTAACACAtagattttatttaataaattttgaataCCTAGACCCCCCATATCTTTTGGGTGTGGCCACAGTATTCCAATTAACGAGATTCAACTTCTTATGCGACTCCGTCGTTCCCCACAAGAAGTCTCGTTcagttttttcaaatttttggatGACTTTAGCAGGCAATTTGTTGGTTTGCATAATATGATTTGGTAAGCTATTGAGAACGGATTTGATAAGAGTTACTCTCCCAGCAGCATTTAAGAACTTACCTTTCCAGCCCGCTAAGCGACGCTTAAAGTTTTCTAGTAGGAATTGACAGTCTCGAAAAACGGGTTTGGAAGTAATTATAGGAAAACCTAGGTATTGGCCAAAAGTATCTCACTCGTTAATTTCAAAAATAGAGCAGACATATTCCTTACTTCTAATCGATgtattagaagaaaaaaataaacgtGATTTGGCTAGATTAATTTTTTGTCCAGATGCTACGCTAAATCGGGAGAGAGTGAGGGCTACATTTCGACAAGAATTACCCGTAATTTTGCTAGTAAGGATAATATCGTCTGCGAAAAGTAGATAAGATTGAAGGGCCCCTTGAGCAAGTTTTTGTAGGTGACCATAAGCCCATACTTACTTGAGCGTCAATTACTCTGGATAATCTTTCCATACATAGGATAAAAATGTATGGAGATAGAGGATCGCCTTGCCTTATTCCTCTGGTTGGGCTGAAGAAAGGCAAAGCATTCCTGTTGACAATGATGGCAATAGAAGTTGTAGTAACACATGACATGATTAATTGCACAAGATTGTCCGGaaatttaaagtaaagtaaagTTTCGCGAATGAAAGACCATTCTAAACGATCAAAAGCCTTTTTCAGATCAATTTTCATAAGGACATAAGCCGCTTTACCTTTTACTCGTTTGAAATAATGCAGGAGTTCCTGGACTGCTACAACATTAGGACCTATTATATCAGGTAAAAGAGGCTTAATTCTATTCACTCTGATTTTGGTTActactttataaatagtattgcAAAGACTGATAGATCGAAAGAGGGTAATTGAGGAAGCTCCCGGAACTTTTGAGATCAGGCACAAGTAGGTATTGTTTATTTCCTCGGGGATAGCAAAATTTGTGAAAATTTGGTTGCAAACTTCATCAGTTTGTTTTTATTCATCATGTTTATTtgaaactaaactaaattaaattacTTTAATTACTTATATTTAagatttacatattcaaaaactaCATATAAGAGCAACATTATAAATTATAACCTTTCTCGTATTTTTAtgacaaataaatatattttaaaatattgatcaaaatctATATAGTTTGACTTTCAAAAAAGGGAAACACGACAAGTAAAAATGAGTGAAAGGGagtattataataattattaaatatttgtcAATATCGATATATCTTTGAACTGATGAATTCCTCTGAGTATTAtaacatattataaaatatttgtcaaTATCAACACATCTTTGAATTGATGAATTCCTCTATCATTAGTGAATCTGAGAATTCTATGCCATATAAGCCACTCGATCAAGGCAAGATGACATCACTCTTATATTATTATAAGtataaaatatttgtcaaattcTAATGTTTATAGACATGTCTTTGAATTCCTCCATCACAAGTAGTTCACTAATTAAATGCAACCATTATTTTAAGCTATTTCTATTTGGAATGGTCCAGAGAATCGTTtcagaaaattaaaagaaattcaTAAGGGAAGTTGATGTTCTTAATTGACAATCACGAGAGTAATTATTGTTCGAGGGAGACggtgtgaaaagaaaaaaatatggagAAGGAGAGGAAGCACATGCACATCTTTAAGTTGAGTTATTAATGCAAAAAAAAGAAGTCATTATACTTTGTTACTCTTTTGTCATAATTAAAGAAAACATGACATTAAATATATATctctaaaattattatattatattatgtgcATTTAAAAATAGTTGGTCTTTGTTGATTTGATACTCTTCttaccaaaaaaattattagaccaaattaatcttattaattatgctgtGAAAATATCAATTAGAGtatatacactttgtttagtcatttggGTCCTAGGTTCGGTCCTGGGTATGAAAAAGTCCTTGGTAGGGAGCGCTAACAAAAATGAGTCCTATCCGACGCGAATCCGAATTAATTAAGTTCAAATGGGGGTATCAGACTCcggatgaaaaaaataaattattaggaTAGTATTGATAGAACCTAATAATATTCTCTTGTTTTCATAGAAgaaacaactaaattaaaacaaatatttttagaaaaatagtaaacTATTTTGAAATGCATGGGAGTACAAATATTACATCTTTGTATAAGAGAAGATTCAGATTTGCGGTTAAACTAGTCCTCTGATCGAGTGACAAATAGTcggattgaattgaattgaagTGAGTTAAAATAGATCGGATGCATAAATATGTCAAAGGAACGAATTAGCTGAATTTGACCAGATAAAAATGAGTCAGATGAATAAATGagtggttatttacttggttgaaGTGGATTAAGCAAAAATAAACTAAGAGTCAGGTCATAACTCAATctattcaatttttaataaattttaaattttttaattattttctcttaACAATAACATCATATTCAATGTAATTCTATAAAGTAGAGTTTAGAAAGGTGGAGTGTGTGTATGCAGACATTACCTTTACCTTAAAGGTGAGGTAAAGAGATTGTTTTCGCTATACCCTCGACTCAAGATAAAAATTGTCAGGAAAAAGACGTAATGGAGGTAAAAGAAACAATAAATGGTAATAAAAATAACAGATAGTAGCAGAACaacactacaacaaaataatactacaatcgAACTACACGATACAATAGACAGTTAATAACTGATATCCTTGTAAATTTTTTCTTCTAGCGTCTATTTTTTCTTCCagatatccttatttttaatcctaTCTCTTCTAGTGTACTCGCACATACATGATAAAGTTCTCATCTCTGTCACCTTCATATTTTAAATGTTAGAGTTTTTGACTGGCAACACTACACTCCAAACAATATAACTGATCTAACCAACTATCTGTAAAACTTGCTTTTAATTGTTAAGAGTTCATAATTTGTTTAAATAcctaattaaaaattcataatttgttTAAATACCTAATTAAAAAAATCTTCTTATATGATAgctatatatacaaaatatatcaaaaaaaaaatctttttaaaaatatctagATAAAATTTTCTCATGAATCAATTGAGTTGTATATTGATCCAATTTTTAAATGATGAATCAAGCAAAGCAATCAGCTTAATAAAATAAGCAAGTGATTATTAGTCCACCCAAATCTTAATAAACTGAACGAATCATAATTTTATGGGTTGATTTTGTCAACCCCACCACTAATGCACATTTGGTTAATTCATGTCTTTAATTATCAAATTATCTCATATTTGTTCTTGTCACTAATATATATTCAGCATAAAACATATTGATTCCACCTATTCAAATTCATCAGAAAAGAAATCAATTTAGCTTTGAAAGTTGATTGCAATTTTAAATTACcttcaaaatatgaattcattTGGGATCAATGCAAAAACCAAACTTTTGCTATCTACACATTTTAAACCAAAAGCGTGAATATACACGGAGAGTATTAAGACACTAGGGGGTTTGTGccataggtgacaaaagagatttaaaatgaggtgtaggtgacataagtcttaataattgagtagagttgacaattacttaattatggtttaagaaagtttagaaaattttaaaataatccacaagtttttaaatttatactttgatccaaatgttagttaatatataacggggaacgaaggaaaaaaaaatatttttttctctctcctcatccgttgttattttctctctcttcgcgatatttgttgttcattgttgctgctgctttattcatcatcttctgattcattatcatcatcatatacttcattatcatcttcatattcttcttgttgaccattgttgttgttgttgttgttgttacccaactgctgctctttgaccaaattcttatgtcaaattctgtttcgtaaatcactttcaactttgaaatttactTGATAGGAGattttggtaagtcagattatgctttttagttgaatttgagtaactgctagtgtgttgtagctagcacgcgaacatgaatgcaatacaagagcaatctgtttaaatagatccattatctgcggcaccagataaatgttctgttgtaacagtagactcatgttggattcatgtttatgggttctaggtgtccgtaatatgaatcgaatagatgtgtagtctgttgcaacatattagtaatctgtttcaacagataaataatctatttcgtcagattactaatatgtttctaacaacaaaatacagctcctgtcacacacaaacacaaacctaacagataactcatatgttcttgctattgatagaggaatcaaattattccttaattgtagacatgtcatttgttaagaaatagaaatagacagcacgaaaattaaataagaaataaaaagtcaagtgcatcaaacataattttttataaaacaaacaaaaaaaatacatagataaaagaaaaaaaaagcttaattattattatcatcattattatttgtatggccggCTGACTAATCTTCAACGGGCAGCAGGAGCGCCatcctcagcctgcggatctcccgcagcatccttactctgacggcggccaactcccaatgtAGGTCATGAACCTCCCTCTGCAGTTCCCGTATGACGTCTCATAAAATAACGACATCCCACACAGGAACAGCCATATCTAGAAAAcacataagttgacaaaacacacgtaaaaataaaagtaaagaaaagaaagaatttgaatgtaATGTATTATACAAcgaatatttacataaaaatcaagaaaaaaactgaCCAGAGACAAGAAAAAGCTATCaggtccttgaagagaaagtagttgaaggtgtaacaagagcaatGAATAAATAGTATGTAGTAGAACGAACGActgagtaaggagagacctatctatagaggattgaacttgaatgagttaggcaaaaaatcggaactgttcacctccatttattaatgacattcttgattactgtaaaaagttatgacttaattaaattaattaatattatgataagtcatgacttttcagctttattattatcaaaaattagttctttccaagtaccatttttttttacattgagttggacaacagataatatatctgttgcatcagaaaaatcatctgttacaacagatatatcattatttgcaacaaatagataacctgatgcatcagataacatatttgttgcaacatataatatatatatattttttaaaaaaataattatcttcatgacatccaaattttctgacattttaattatataaattaataaagcagatttaaaggcacaactgttcacctccatttattaatgacattcttgattactgtaaaaagttatgacttaattaaattaagcaatattgtgataagtcataacttttcagatttataattattaaaataattagttctttttagAAACCATTTTTTATTTACACTGGGTTggacaacaaattatatatctgttgcatcagaaaaatcatctgttacaacagatatatcattcgttgcaacaaatagataacatgttgcataagataatatatttgttgcaacatataatatatatatttttttaaaaaaataaattatcttcatgacatccaaattttttgactttttaattatataaattaataaagcagatttaaaggtgCAACTATTCACCTccgtttattaatgacattcttgattactgtaactTTTAACATTAACTTCAGACGGTCTCTGACTGGTCCGGCGGACGCCGGTGATGGCGTAGCAGCATCGAAAACAGGTGCAGTTCCCTTCTCTCtctcattctctctctctcttttcccaaccccttctccttctcctccccCTCCCCTCTGTTATTTTGTCATCTAGTCACTACTATCGTCGAAGGATTAGTTTCTCCACCAGCTCAACTCCGGTGATGGAGGATTTGTGAATCACCGGTCAGATTCGGTTTAACTGAGCAGGTAAGACGTTAATAGGAGACCAGCTTCTGGTAACACCAGGAAGAAACCCAAGTGACATTCCGGCAACGTGCAACTAGTCGATTTTCAGCGACTTTACTCCGACAACCAATTTCAACATCAAAATTGCCATGTCTAAACATACGCAGGAGTATTCAGGTGACATCCAAACTTTACTACTTAGTTGTTTTACAttctatttttatgtaattttattctCAGTTTCTTGTGATTATTGCGTGCCTGGTCTTCTTATTGGCAGATATTGTTGTGTATTTTTGTGCGTGCCTTCTACTATTCTCCTACTGTTTTCCCACTGTCCCTTTGTTTTGGTGGTgggttgttttgtttttttttttttttaccacgTATTGTCGGTATCTTTACTATCAGGAATTTGTGATTGATTAATCTGTGTGTTAATTTGGTGCCTACTATCTGTTGCTCGCATATTTTGAAGGTATTTTCGGTGCTTTGCGGGTGCCTTTTACTGCTGTGCTATTGTGTACCATTTTCTTGTTGTCCGATTTTGAGTAGTGGCTTTAGGGATAAATGGTGGAATAGGGTCATATCCTGTGGGgttaggggtgggggtggggtctGGCGTTGGGGTCAGGTGTAAAGACGAAGGTATTAGGAGAGGGGTTTCCAGAgaggataggttgagggtagggtcgtacaagagactaagtgggtaggttctaaggctagggatgtggatagGTACAAGCTATGGTATTCGGGTAATGGGAGGCATAGGAATGGGGTAGGTAtattagtagatgaagagcttagggagcaggtagtggaggttaataGGGTTAGTGATAGGGTGATTACTATTAAGTTAGTTATTGGGGGTTCACGGTGAACAtctgtagtgcttatgcgccacAGGTGGGCCTGCACGAGAAGGAAAAGAGGAGATTTTGGGgagttttggatgaggtggttagTAATGTTCCTAGCTCGGAGAAGTTTTTCTTAggaggggacttcaatgggcacatcgagGCTTTACCGGTAGGTTATGAGGAGGTGCACGGTAGCTTTGTCTTTGGGGATAGGAACGATGCATGAGCCTCTCTTTTGGATTTTACGAGAGCCTTTGagttggtggtagtgaattcttgcTTCCCGAAGAAGGAGGAGCATATGGTTACTTTTCGCAGTAGGTTAGCCAAGACttagattgactttttgctgcttaggaagggggatagagcttTGTGTAAGTATTGTAAGGTCCTTCCGAGTGAGaacctttcgacccaacatagacttctggtgatggacttggttatgaAAAGGTAAATAAGATAAGGGGTAGGGAGGGTCGATCTAGAGTAAGGTGGGGCGACCTGACCCTGGCTACTTCTTTGGAGATAGGGGTGAAGTTGGAGAGATTGGGGCTTGAGAGTGTAGAAGggatgtggataatatgtgggataCGACTACGAGTTGCATCAAGGAGACAACTAGAGAGGTTTTGGGTGCCTCGAGGGGCTGGTCTGGCCGGCATTGGCGGGATTGGTTGTGGAATGaaaaagttaagaagaaagtggagtcGAAGAAGGTGGCTTACATAAAGTTGGTGCTGGGTAAGGATGATGAGAAGAAGTGAGTGAGTAGGGAGGAGTaaaagttagctaggaaggaggctaagttagcgatCACCGCTGCTAAGACAGCAGCGTTTGAGAGATTGTATGGGGGACTTGAGGAGAAGGGCAGGGAGAAGAGGCTGTTTAGGCTTGCAAAATCCAGGGAGCGTAAGGGTCGAGATCTGGACCAGGTTaagtgcattaagggagaggatggCAGAGTTTTGGTAGATGAcgttcttattaagaaaagatggcagtcatATTTTCATAAGCTCCTGAATTATgagggggacagaggcattgtATTAGGAGAGTTGGAGCACACTGAAGAATttcataattttggtttttgtcGGCGTTTTAAGGTGGATGAGGTcagtgaggctattcgcaagatgtaAAGAGGCAGGACGATGGGGCCCGATGAGATTccgatggatttttggaagtttgctAGCGGGATGGGGTTGAGGTGGTTGACCGACTTATTCAACAAAATTTTCAAGTTCGCTAAGATGCTTGAGGCATGGCAATAGAGCACGATgattcctctttataagaacaagggtgatattcagagttacaacaactatcgaggtattaagttgttgattcacacgatgaagatttggaaATGGGTGATGGAGCGAGGGTTAAGGAGGAtcgtgtctatttcggagaatcagtttggttttatgcctggtcactcgacgactgaggcaattcTCCTAGTATGGAGACTGGttgagcagtatagagagaggaaaagggatcttcacatggtgtttattgacttggaaaaggcgtatgacaaagtccctagggaggttctttggagatgcttggaagtGAGGGGGGTCCCTATGGCATACATTCGTTTGATTAGGGACATGTACGAGGGggcgaagactcgggtaaggactgTGGGAGGGGATTCTAACCATTTTTTGGTCCTGACttgattgcatcagggatcgactcttagtccgtttttattCGCCGTGGTTATGGATGTGTTGACaaggagtattcaaggtgaggtgccatggtgtatgctttttgtggatgatgtagtcttgattgatgagtcgcgtcGAGGTGTTAATGATATGTTGGaagtttggagacaaaccctggaaactaaaggtttcaggttgagtaggacaaAGACGGAGTACTTAGAGTGTAAGTTTGGTGACACAAGGCAAgaggacgaggtggtagtgaagttggagtctcaggtggtgtgtaagaaacatagttttaagtaccttaggtctatgatttaggggaatggagagattgacaaAGATGTCTCTCAccatattggggcaggttggttGAAATGGCGGCTTGCCTCGAGAATTCTTTCAGATAAGAAGGTGCCTgtcaagcttaaaggcaaattctacagagttgcAGTCCGGATGGCTATGTTGTATGGCGCGGAGTGCTGGCTGGTTAAGAACTCTCACGTCCAAAAtttgaaggtggcgaaaatgaggatgttgcgttggatgtgcgGTATCatgagggctgacagggttaggaataaGGCTATTCcagataaggtgggagtggcaTCGATGGAGGACAAAATTCGGGAAGgaaggttgagatagtttgggcatg of the Capsicum annuum cultivar UCD-10X-F1 chromosome 11, UCD10Xv1.1, whole genome shotgun sequence genome contains:
- the LOC124888963 gene encoding uncharacterized protein LOC124888963, giving the protein MTFLITVTFNINFRRSLTGPADAGDGVAASKTGKTLIGDQLLVTPGRNPSDIPATAYAPQVGLHEKEKRRFWGVLDEVVSNVPSSEKFFLGGDFNGHIEALPVGYEEVHGSFVFGDRNDA